The genomic stretch TGTGCACGGGCAACGCCTGAGAACAACCCGCTGAAGGTGATTGAGATCGTCCTGCGCTTCCGACTCCGACATGTCCTGATTGCCCTCTTCGCACTCCTTTCCATCTTCACAGCCGTCGTCCGCGCCGCGCCGGCAGAGCCCCTTTCCACGGCCACCCTCGACGGGCTCGAATCGTTCGTGCAGACGGTTCAGCGCGAATCGATCTACGACCCATCGACCACCTCTCTCGTGCAAGGCGCCAGCCGCGCGCTGCGACGATGGCTCGACCGTCAGGGCGTAGAGGTCGAGAGCCCCCCCGCCAGCTCCATCGACAGCCTGCGGGAAGAGTTCGAGGCCGTGCTCGCCGCCCATCCAGGCTTGAGCCGCGCCGATCTGTACCACACCGTGATGCGCGGTCTGCTCGAGCCACTGGAAGAGCCGTACACCCGTTTTCTGAGCCCGCTCGAGTTCTCGCACCTCCGCGCCCGCATCGATGGCTCAGACGAGTGCGGACTGGGCTGCCATCTCGAGCTCGACGGAGAGCATCGCCTGGTGGTTGCCGAGACCTTCGAGGGCGCACCGGCAACCCGTGCTGGCCTGGCGGTGGGCGACGTTCTTCTCGACGCCGACGGTCGCCCGCTCGGCGGCCTGTCGCTCACAGCCGCCAAGGAGCTGCTGTGCGGCCCTTCGGGATCGCGGGTTCGGCTCACAGTTGCGCGCCCACAGCGAACCTTCCATGCCGATGTGATCAGAAGCCAGACGGAGCTTCCCACCATCACCGCGCGCATGCTCGACGAACACGTGGGATATCTGCGTCTGCGCGCCTTCTCCGCCGACCTCGCACGCCGCCTCGACACCGCCCTTGAAGCGCTTCAGCACAAGGGGGCCACGGCCTATGTGATCGACCTGCGCGACAACCGCGGAGGATTCGTGTCGTCGGCGGTGGACGCGTGCAGCCGGCTCCTCCCCCCTGGCACGCGCGTGATGTCGCTGCGCCAGAAGAGGCGGCCCGAGGTCGCCTACACCACGTACGACACCCCTCGCAGCACATCCGCCGCGCCCCTGGTGGTTCTGGTGAATGAGCGAAGCGCGAGCGCGTCAGAGATCATGGCAGGCTGCCTGCAGGACCATCACGCGGCGGTGCTCGTGGGCACCCGCACCTATGGCAAGGGTCTGGTGCAGAAGCTGTTCCCGCTCCCGGATGGCTCCGCCTTCGCCATCTCGACAGGCCGGTACCTGACTCCCGCCGGGCGTGACCTGCACAGAAACGGAATCGTGCCCGATGTGCGCATGGAGCAGCGACGGTACTGCGACGTCGGAAGCGACCCCCTTGTGCGAGAGGCCCTTGCTCGCCTGCACGTCGAGCGGGCTTCGGCACACCCCCGTCCACAGACCTGAGTGAGACCCTGGATCCGTTCGGGCCTCGGATGCGCAGAAAAAACAGAAGCGGCTGCTCGTCGAGCAACCGCTTCGCGCTTCGTTCCTACTTGATGCGCAACAAGACTAGCCTCAGGTCTTCCCACATCTCGGGATATCCGATGTCTACCTCGTTCTGCTAAACAGCGGCAAGCGCCGCATCAAGGCCAGGGACCGAACAGGCCCCCTAATCAATCTGGGAACGCCAGGGGCTTCGTCCATTTGCAGTATAACACATCCTGCTAAAAGATCAAGACGTCCGGAACAGAAATCCGGCAGATCTACCCGCCCAGACGTGAGCCCCTGTTCGCGCACACCCATCACAGGAGATTCGCGGGCGCTGGCGTACCTTGGCAGTGCCGTTCTGCGGGCGCAGATGCGGGCGCGCGCCCGTGAACCGCCTGCTTGCACCGCGGCAGCGCCCGTGCACGGCGACCCAGATTGCGAGCCCCCATGGAAGACACACCTGCGCCACTCCCCGATGAAGAGCCGTCCCTCGATGGCCCCCTTGTGACCGAGAAGCTGCATAAGGTTCTGGCCCGTGCCGGTCTCGGGTCTCGACGGGCCTGCGAGAACATCATCCGCGAAGGCAGGGTCGAGGTGAACGGTCGCCGCGCAAAGATCGAGGACCGTGTCGTCGCCGACGAAGACCACATCACCGTCGATCGCCGGCCCATCCCCCATCGCCCCGCGCCCGTCTACATCTTGCTGCACAAGCCCAAAGGGTACATCACGAGCGTGGGCGATCCCCACGGCCGCCGCAGCGTCGACGAGCTCGTCAAGAGCAGGCACCGCCTCTACCCCGTCGGACGTCTCGACGCCGACTCAACGGGGCTCCTGATCATGACCAATGACGGCGATCTCACCCAGCGCCTGCTCCACCCGCGCTACCATGTTCCGCGTGTCTACATGGTGCGGGTTCGCGGAGACGTACCGCCCGTCGTGCTCGGCCGACTTCGCCATGGCGTGATGCTGGACGACGGCCCTACCCTGCCGGCGCGCGTCGAGATGCTGGAGCGCTCGCACAACACCACCGTGCTCCGCTTCGTTCTCGAAGAAGGACGCAAGCGCCAGATCCGGCGCATGTGCGAAGCCGTGTCACATCCTGTGCTCGACCTGCAGCGCGTCGCCATGGGACCGTTGCGCCTTGGAGATCTGGGTGTCGGCCGATGGCGCCATCTCACCGCCTCCGAGGTGCTCCAGCTCGAGCAGGCTGCGGCGGCGGGCGAGCGGGCGCGGGCACGTCAAGGCAAGCCACGGGAGAGACGTTAACAAAACGGTAAAGTCCGGGCAACATCGCAGGTTGATCGTCTCACCCCGCCTGGTCTACACTCCTTGCGTCTGGTTTCCCGGGCGTGCCTGCCTCATCGCGCACGTGCCGCCGA from Pseudomonadota bacterium encodes the following:
- a CDS encoding rRNA pseudouridine synthase; translated protein: MEDTPAPLPDEEPSLDGPLVTEKLHKVLARAGLGSRRACENIIREGRVEVNGRRAKIEDRVVADEDHITVDRRPIPHRPAPVYILLHKPKGYITSVGDPHGRRSVDELVKSRHRLYPVGRLDADSTGLLIMTNDGDLTQRLLHPRYHVPRVYMVRVRGDVPPVVLGRLRHGVMLDDGPTLPARVEMLERSHNTTVLRFVLEEGRKRQIRRMCEAVSHPVLDLQRVAMGPLRLGDLGVGRWRHLTASEVLQLEQAAAAGERARARQGKPRERR
- a CDS encoding S41 family peptidase; this encodes MFRAPRHGAGCCPGRGLRDPCARATPENNPLKVIEIVLRFRLRHVLIALFALLSIFTAVVRAAPAEPLSTATLDGLESFVQTVQRESIYDPSTTSLVQGASRALRRWLDRQGVEVESPPASSIDSLREEFEAVLAAHPGLSRADLYHTVMRGLLEPLEEPYTRFLSPLEFSHLRARIDGSDECGLGCHLELDGEHRLVVAETFEGAPATRAGLAVGDVLLDADGRPLGGLSLTAAKELLCGPSGSRVRLTVARPQRTFHADVIRSQTELPTITARMLDEHVGYLRLRAFSADLARRLDTALEALQHKGATAYVIDLRDNRGGFVSSAVDACSRLLPPGTRVMSLRQKRRPEVAYTTYDTPRSTSAAPLVVLVNERSASASEIMAGCLQDHHAAVLVGTRTYGKGLVQKLFPLPDGSAFAISTGRYLTPAGRDLHRNGIVPDVRMEQRRYCDVGSDPLVREALARLHVERASAHPRPQT